From the Synechococcus sp. HK01-R genome, one window contains:
- a CDS encoding ABC transporter ATP-binding protein yields the protein MGPHSTSPDHHPWLSLNSVEAWIQDKRVFKDLSLDLWSGEPTVVLGPNGSGKSSLVRLISRALYPVVRPGSHLRIFGEETIKLWELRRQLGIVNSDLDSRIHPSTQGRELLLSAFFGAVRLGREPIPTPLQNQRVELLLKEMDLDAQGRQPYGSLSDGQKRRLQIARALVHEPEVLVLDEPMNTLDLKARHSLQKTLRKLCRQGITLVMVTHSIESIIPEIERVIGLRDGQVVMDDTPKRALTDQALSELFDTPLQVVEANGYRQVLPG from the coding sequence ATGGGCCCTCATTCGACAAGTCCCGACCACCATCCCTGGCTGTCTCTCAACTCCGTGGAGGCATGGATCCAAGACAAGCGCGTGTTCAAGGATCTGAGCCTGGATCTCTGGAGTGGTGAGCCCACGGTCGTTCTGGGCCCGAATGGTTCTGGAAAAAGTTCGCTGGTGAGGCTGATCAGTCGGGCGCTGTATCCGGTCGTCCGCCCGGGTTCTCATCTGAGGATCTTCGGGGAGGAGACGATCAAACTCTGGGAGCTTCGCCGCCAACTCGGGATCGTGAACAGCGATCTGGACAGTCGCATCCACCCTTCGACCCAGGGCAGGGAGCTGCTGTTATCGGCATTCTTCGGCGCAGTCAGACTCGGAAGGGAGCCGATCCCTACGCCCCTGCAGAACCAACGGGTTGAGCTGTTGCTGAAGGAGATGGATCTCGATGCACAGGGGCGACAGCCCTACGGCTCACTCTCTGATGGCCAGAAACGGCGGTTGCAGATCGCGCGAGCGCTCGTCCATGAGCCGGAGGTTCTGGTTCTCGATGAACCCATGAACACCCTCGACCTCAAAGCGCGACACAGCCTTCAGAAGACTCTGCGCAAGCTCTGCAGGCAGGGAATCACCCTGGTGATGGTCACCCACAGCATTGAAAGCATCATTCCCGAGATCGAGAGGGTGATCGGTCTTCGCGATGGTCAGGTGGTGATGGACGACACACCGAAACGTGCACTCACTGATCAGGCATTGTCTGAGCTATTCGACACACCGCTGCAGGTGGTTGAAGCCAATGGTTACCGACAAGTGTTACCAGGCTGA
- a CDS encoding NUDIX hydrolase, whose product MTVVALAMLQQQGSWLLQLRDDISGIVAPGCWGLFGGHLEPGESPEQGLRRELIEEIGWCPLTLNPWFQHQTPQRLLHAFHGDLDVPLSELTLLEGQDLTLAQPEEIHQGAVWSPRLRECRPLAPSLQLISLRLKELSGE is encoded by the coding sequence ATGACCGTGGTGGCCCTGGCCATGCTCCAGCAGCAAGGTTCCTGGCTCTTGCAGCTCCGCGATGACATCAGCGGAATCGTGGCCCCCGGATGCTGGGGATTGTTCGGTGGTCACCTGGAGCCGGGGGAATCGCCCGAGCAGGGACTACGCAGGGAATTAATCGAGGAGATCGGCTGGTGTCCGCTAACCCTGAACCCTTGGTTTCAGCACCAGACACCCCAGCGCCTCCTGCATGCCTTCCATGGCGATCTGGATGTGCCTCTCTCGGAACTCACGCTCCTGGAAGGGCAGGATCTGACCTTGGCGCAACCAGAAGAGATCCACCAAGGCGCGGTTTGGAGCCCGCGACTCCGTGAATGCAGACCTTTAGCACCATCGCTTCAGCTGATCAGCCTCAGGCTGAAAGAACTCTCTGGCGAATGA